The proteins below come from a single Methanothrix thermoacetophila PT genomic window:
- a CDS encoding MEMO1 family protein gives MNMRPPAAAGMFYPARAEALLAELSSAFRGLKREPMPVIGAVVPHAGYIYSGYVAAEVYARLPERETYVLIGPNHTGLGLPVAVSRETWRTPLGSVPVDLELADALEGTIVASDEMAHMEEHSIEVQLPFLQRCFSGFRILPICMGMQDQETAIEVGEAVANAILKLGRSCTVIASSDLTHYLRYETARQLDTSILESVIRMDIDDLYSKIEMLDSRYYGHGVCGYGPMAATIAASRRLGASMGKLLRYATSGDVSGDRGQVVGYGAVIFT, from the coding sequence CTGAATATGAGACCACCAGCTGCGGCCGGTATGTTCTATCCAGCAAGGGCCGAGGCGCTGCTTGCAGAGCTCAGCTCTGCATTTCGCGGGCTGAAGCGCGAGCCCATGCCGGTTATCGGCGCAGTGGTGCCACACGCTGGCTACATATACTCGGGGTATGTCGCAGCCGAAGTGTATGCGAGGCTTCCAGAGCGCGAGACATACGTTCTGATCGGCCCGAACCACACCGGCCTCGGGCTCCCAGTCGCCGTCAGCAGGGAGACCTGGAGAACCCCGCTGGGCAGTGTCCCTGTGGATCTTGAGCTCGCCGACGCTCTGGAGGGAACAATAGTGGCGTCGGATGAGATGGCGCACATGGAGGAGCACTCGATCGAGGTTCAGCTGCCGTTTCTCCAGAGGTGCTTCTCAGGCTTCAGAATACTCCCGATCTGCATGGGCATGCAGGATCAGGAGACCGCCATCGAGGTCGGAGAGGCCGTGGCGAATGCGATCCTGAAGCTTGGTAGGAGCTGCACTGTGATAGCATCCAGCGATCTCACGCATTATCTCAGGTATGAGACCGCCAGGCAGCTCGATACATCGATACTGGAGTCTGTTATCAGAATGGACATCGACGATCTGTATTCAAAGATCGAGATGCTCGATTCCAGGTATTATGGGCACGGGGTCTGCGGCTACGGTCCCATGGCAGCGACGATAGCAGCCTCCAGGCGACTGGGCGCGAGCATGGGGAAGCTTCTGCGCTATGCGACCAGTGGAGACGTCTCCGGAGATCGCGGCCAGGTCGTGGGCTATGGGGCTGTGATATTCACCTAG
- the rpsB gene encoding 30S ribosomal protein S2 has translation MVEEETITVEGDYETLIPIDEYLAAGVHIGTQQKTSDMMKYIYRVRTDGLYVLDVQATDKRIRLAGKFLANYEPSKILVVSARQYGQRPATMFAKAVGARANVGRFIPNTLTNPHFAGYIEPDVLLVTDPAGDGQAVKEAVDIGIPVVALCDTNNMTSNVDLVIPTNNKGRKALTLIYWLLARQVLRERGEEDRFKYTVSDFEMEF, from the coding sequence TTGGTTGAAGAAGAGACGATAACCGTCGAGGGCGATTATGAGACCCTGATCCCCATAGACGAGTATCTTGCTGCCGGTGTTCACATCGGGACGCAGCAGAAGACCAGCGATATGATGAAGTACATCTACAGGGTCAGAACAGACGGTCTTTACGTTCTTGATGTTCAGGCAACAGACAAAAGGATACGGCTTGCTGGAAAGTTTCTGGCGAACTATGAGCCCTCAAAGATACTCGTTGTTTCTGCCAGACAATACGGCCAGAGGCCGGCTACAATGTTCGCGAAGGCCGTCGGTGCCAGGGCAAATGTCGGAAGGTTCATACCTAACACGCTCACAAACCCGCATTTCGCGGGATACATAGAGCCTGATGTACTTTTAGTTACAGATCCAGCCGGTGATGGTCAGGCTGTCAAGGAGGCTGTCGATATCGGCATACCTGTGGTGGCGCTCTGCGATACCAACAACATGACATCCAACGTGGATCTTGTGATTCCCACAAACAACAAGGGCAGGAAGGCACTGACGCTGATATATTGGCTTCTTGCGAGACAGGTCCTGCGCGAGCGTGGTGAGGAGGACAGATTCAAGTACACAGTATCAGACTTCGAGATGGAGTTCTGA
- a CDS encoding DNA-directed RNA polymerase subunit K: MKGEKYTRFERARIVGARALQIFMGAPVLIRTDSIDPLEIALEEMRLGVIPITVKRDRKR, from the coding sequence TTGAAGGGCGAGAAATACACTCGATTTGAGCGAGCCAGGATAGTGGGAGCACGTGCTCTGCAGATTTTCATGGGTGCCCCAGTGTTAATAAGGACGGATTCCATAGACCCTCTCGAAATAGCTCTTGAAGAGATGAGGTTGGGTGTTATACCTATAACAGTGAAACGTGATCGCAAAAGGTAG
- a CDS encoding DNA-directed RNA polymerase subunit N — protein MIPVRCFSCGKVISSVWEEYRERIKSEPPGKVMDDLGIERYCCRRMLLSHVEVVEMLRRYQ, from the coding sequence TTGATCCCAGTAAGATGCTTCTCCTGTGGGAAGGTCATCTCCAGCGTGTGGGAAGAGTACAGGGAGCGGATCAAATCCGAGCCACCTGGGAAGGTGATGGACGACCTTGGGATAGAGAGGTACTGCTGCAGGCGGATGCTTCTCTCCCATGTTGAGGTCGTGGAGATGCTCCGCAGGTACCAGTAG
- a CDS encoding 30S ribosomal protein S9, which translates to MKVVNSSGKKKTAIARATFKEGKGRIRINNVPLEIIEPALARMKMMEPVIMAAEAFSSVDVDVSVMGGGVMGQADAVRTALARGILEWTGDAALKEAYAEYDRNLLVSDHRQKEKKKFGGLGARAKYQKSYR; encoded by the coding sequence ATGAAGGTGGTCAACTCCTCAGGAAAGAAGAAGACTGCGATCGCCAGGGCGACGTTCAAGGAGGGCAAGGGCAGAATCCGCATCAACAATGTGCCGCTAGAGATCATCGAGCCTGCTCTGGCCCGGATGAAGATGATGGAGCCGGTAATCATGGCGGCAGAGGCGTTCTCGAGCGTCGATGTGGACGTCTCAGTGATGGGCGGTGGTGTCATGGGTCAGGCAGATGCCGTCAGGACAGCCCTGGCAAGAGGCATACTCGAGTGGACTGGTGATGCCGCTCTGAAGGAGGCATACGCCGAGTACGACAGAAACCTTCTTGTAAGCGATCACAGACAGAAGGAGAAGAAGAAGTTCGGCGGACTTGGTGCCAGAGCGAAGTACCAGAAGTCCTACAGGTGA
- a CDS encoding 50S ribosomal protein L13 encodes MIFDATGLVMGRLASITAKCLLQGEEIRIVNAEKAIISGSKESVLREYREMLERGTREKGPYYPKRPDRILKRTVRGMLPYKTSRGREAMARLRVYVGVPPDLSGMAFEQPDKAKVKRTASYMELGELSRMLGSKF; translated from the coding sequence ATGATCTTCGATGCGACCGGTCTGGTTATGGGCCGTCTGGCCAGCATAACCGCGAAGTGTCTTCTCCAGGGCGAGGAGATAAGGATAGTTAACGCTGAGAAGGCCATAATATCCGGGAGTAAGGAATCGGTCCTCCGCGAGTATCGCGAGATGCTGGAGAGGGGCACCCGTGAGAAGGGGCCATACTACCCGAAGCGACCTGACCGCATTCTGAAAAGGACCGTGCGGGGCATGCTCCCCTACAAGACCAGCAGGGGTAGAGAGGCGATGGCTCGCCTCAGGGTCTACGTGGGTGTGCCTCCAGACCTGAGCGGCATGGCCTTTGAGCAGCCGGATAAGGCCAAGGTGAAGCGAACCGCAAGCTACATGGAGCTTGGCGAGCTGAGCAGGATGCTCGGCTCGAAGTTCTAG
- a CDS encoding 50S ribosomal protein L18e, which translates to MKIIKKTNPRLVRLISDLKAASRESKAAIWRDVAERLEKPRRNYAAVNLSKINRHTGDDDTVLVAGKVLGAGEIDHRVTVAALGFSEQAASKIISAGGRCMKIEELIRLHPKGTGIKILR; encoded by the coding sequence ATGAAGATTATCAAGAAGACTAACCCGAGACTGGTCCGTCTCATCAGCGATCTCAAGGCTGCCTCACGTGAGAGCAAGGCCGCTATCTGGCGTGACGTGGCTGAGAGGCTTGAGAAGCCGAGGCGAAACTATGCCGCGGTCAATCTGAGCAAGATCAACAGGCACACTGGAGATGATGACACGGTGCTGGTCGCTGGCAAGGTCCTTGGGGCCGGAGAGATAGATCACAGGGTGACAGTTGCAGCGCTTGGTTTCAGCGAGCAGGCGGCGTCGAAGATAATATCCGCGGGTGGAAGGTGCATGAAGATAGAGGAGCTCATAAGGCTCCATCCTAAAGGGACTGGCATAAAGATTCTGAGGTGA
- a CDS encoding transcriptional regulator, protein MRSPCEEIVWEVLPGIRATIAQELVRRGVSQREVSRLMDVTPAAVSQYVSGKRGYNIVFRDDIREEISRLAEDLMNGDADDLIKRICEICKKARGEELCPVEEIRGRQETVHQDGS, encoded by the coding sequence ATGAGATCGCCATGTGAGGAGATTGTGTGGGAGGTCCTCCCTGGAATCAGGGCCACGATAGCACAGGAGCTTGTTAGGCGGGGGGTCTCTCAGAGAGAGGTATCGCGGCTGATGGATGTCACACCTGCAGCAGTCTCGCAGTACGTCTCTGGAAAGAGAGGCTATAACATCGTGTTCAGAGACGATATCCGGGAGGAGATATCCAGGCTTGCGGAGGATCTGATGAACGGAGATGCCGATGACCTCATAAAGAGGATATGTGAGATCTGCAAGAAAGCGCGTGGAGAGGAGCTGTGTCCTGTGGAGGAGATCAGAGGTAGGCAGGAGACGGTGCACCAAGATGGATCTTAG
- a CDS encoding class I SAM-dependent methyltransferase has product MCPVKSNLLGPALLPDASDSLIRSPGARRGKRCGPKLPAELACMQNLRDSWDMFYRRMGRSWGGVTRDIPDLPCGSRVLELGCGSGKTIRGMIGKGWRIVAIDISRRAVEISRSIKDGVTVASQLGNPSTNSSKGITEEVELLTADGRLLPFRDEVFDAVFAFHVLGHLLETQRSVVTREIIRVTRSGGLVFFRGFSFDDFRAGGDEIERGTFIRGDGTITHYFTEDEVLDLFKPLLNLSVNTVRWRMRVGGADLIRSEIRAAFRKE; this is encoded by the coding sequence ATGTGTCCTGTAAAATCAAATCTCCTAGGTCCGGCGCTTCTGCCGGATGCGTCTGATTCTCTCATCCGGTCGCCTGGCGCACGCAGAGGGAAGCGCTGCGGACCGAAGCTGCCTGCAGAGCTGGCATGCATGCAGAATCTGCGTGATAGCTGGGATATGTTTTACAGGCGGATGGGGAGATCATGGGGAGGTGTAACACGAGACATCCCAGATCTTCCATGTGGCTCAAGAGTCCTCGAGCTCGGCTGTGGAAGCGGGAAGACCATCAGGGGGATGATCGGCAAGGGTTGGCGCATCGTGGCCATCGACATATCCCGGAGAGCGGTCGAAATCTCGAGATCCATTAAAGATGGAGTGACCGTCGCATCTCAGTTGGGGAATCCCAGTACGAACTCCTCAAAGGGCATCACAGAGGAGGTGGAGCTTCTCACAGCTGACGGCAGGTTGCTCCCTTTCAGAGATGAAGTGTTCGATGCTGTCTTCGCCTTCCATGTCTTGGGGCATCTGCTCGAGACTCAGAGATCTGTGGTGACTAGGGAGATCATACGGGTCACACGCAGTGGCGGCCTGGTTTTCTTCAGGGGATTCTCATTCGATGACTTCAGAGCTGGAGGAGATGAGATTGAGAGAGGGACTTTCATCCGTGGGGATGGGACGATCACGCATTACTTCACGGAGGATGAGGTTCTCGATCTGTTCAAACCGCTCCTGAATCTATCTGTCAATACCGTGAGATGGAGAATGAGGGTAGGAGGCGCAGATCTCATCAGATCTGAGATACGAGCTGCGTTCAGAAAAGAGTGA
- a CDS encoding ADP-ribosylglycohydrolase family protein yields MDLLDKFIGCLLGSALGDALGMPLEGLSALEIQRSFGRVVEMLPAPDHHFHHGLQAGQYTDDTEETIILAESLLEAQGFSGDLFAERLVRWGSTWILDERLDRGVGITTRSAIENMLSGKPWQDAGVDIETCGAAMRAAPIGLVYHWDLSMVSRYSELQSIVTHRSRGARAGAVAVAVGVALSLLDLPRMKILEISTDIASRISPELGRKMDEVRIFLESDRDPSDVLELLGTSPSVHDAVPSAFYCFVRLDPEDALVEAVNAGGDTDSVASMAGALAGARYGTSWMPERWLSHLENRDRIEELGRELGQLSLRISGRV; encoded by the coding sequence ATGGACCTTCTCGATAAGTTTATCGGATGCCTTCTCGGATCAGCGCTCGGGGATGCTCTGGGGATGCCGCTTGAAGGTCTATCGGCTCTGGAGATACAGCGATCGTTTGGGAGAGTTGTCGAGATGCTTCCTGCGCCTGATCATCACTTCCATCACGGGCTTCAGGCAGGCCAGTACACGGACGACACTGAGGAGACCATCATCCTGGCAGAATCTCTTCTAGAGGCACAGGGCTTCTCAGGTGATTTGTTTGCTGAGCGTCTGGTCAGATGGGGGTCCACATGGATACTGGACGAAAGACTTGACAGAGGTGTGGGAATTACAACAAGATCCGCGATAGAGAACATGCTCTCAGGAAAGCCCTGGCAGGATGCTGGAGTCGATATAGAGACCTGCGGAGCTGCGATGAGGGCTGCGCCGATCGGTCTCGTATACCACTGGGATCTGAGCATGGTATCCAGGTACTCAGAGCTCCAGAGCATCGTCACCCACAGAAGCCGCGGGGCCAGGGCCGGAGCTGTTGCGGTTGCCGTTGGTGTCGCCCTATCCCTTTTGGATCTACCGCGAATGAAGATCTTAGAGATATCGACTGATATCGCCTCGAGGATCTCTCCCGAGCTCGGAAGAAAGATGGACGAGGTGAGGATATTCCTCGAGTCGGACAGAGATCCATCGGATGTGCTGGAGCTCCTGGGCACATCTCCGTCTGTGCATGATGCTGTGCCCTCTGCGTTCTACTGCTTTGTGCGCCTGGATCCGGAGGATGCTCTTGTGGAGGCAGTCAATGCCGGCGGCGATACTGACTCTGTGGCATCTATGGCAGGGGCGCTTGCTGGCGCCAGGTACGGGACATCATGGATGCCTGAGAGGTGGTTATCGCATCTCGAGAACAGAGATCGGATCGAGGAGCTGGGTAGAGAGCTCGGCCAGCTCAGCCTCAGGATCTCCGGCAGGGTATAG
- the argC gene encoding N-acetyl-gamma-glutamyl-phosphate reductase — protein MIDIGIVGGSGYTGGELLRLLSVHPSANVVCVTSRKLAGKPVTSVHQHLRGLLDLRFEAPSPAEIAQRCDVVFTAVPHGTAMDWVPELLDNGAKVIDLSADYRLPVDVFEKTYGIKHRAPRDAVFGLPELHPEVAGASLVGNPGCYPTGATLAIAPLAKAGMVDRVVFDSKSGISGAGAEPTETSHYPNLAENIRCYRVTNHRHVPEIKQELSRLQNDIRISFTPHVIPAVRGILTTAHVFVKDSFQDTIQDREFISKLYSDFYRNAKFVRLVEGVPMLGNVRCSNFCDIGFEIEKNSDRIVVISAIDNLVKGASGQAIQNMNLMMGLDETAGLWFPGGAP, from the coding sequence ATGATAGACATAGGAATAGTCGGCGGTTCTGGCTATACAGGTGGTGAGCTGCTCCGCCTACTCTCCGTCCATCCATCTGCAAATGTGGTCTGCGTCACATCCAGAAAGCTTGCTGGAAAGCCGGTGACCTCTGTTCATCAGCATCTAAGAGGCTTGCTCGATCTCAGGTTCGAGGCTCCATCGCCTGCTGAGATCGCTCAGAGATGTGATGTGGTTTTCACAGCAGTACCTCATGGAACTGCGATGGACTGGGTGCCAGAGCTGCTGGACAACGGCGCGAAAGTGATCGATCTGAGCGCCGACTACAGGCTTCCTGTGGATGTGTTCGAGAAGACCTACGGGATAAAGCACAGGGCGCCGAGGGATGCGGTCTTTGGACTGCCAGAGCTGCACCCTGAGGTTGCAGGCGCATCTCTTGTGGGAAATCCAGGATGCTATCCCACAGGCGCTACGCTTGCTATCGCGCCCCTGGCGAAGGCTGGTATGGTGGATCGCGTCGTCTTCGACTCCAAGTCGGGTATATCCGGCGCAGGCGCTGAGCCAACCGAGACCAGCCACTATCCGAACCTGGCGGAGAACATAAGGTGCTACAGGGTGACTAACCACAGGCATGTTCCTGAGATAAAACAGGAGCTCTCCAGGCTCCAGAATGACATCAGGATAAGCTTCACCCCCCATGTGATACCGGCCGTTCGCGGCATTCTCACAACAGCACACGTGTTTGTGAAGGATTCGTTCCAGGATACGATACAGGACAGGGAGTTCATCTCAAAGCTCTACAGCGATTTCTACAGGAACGCCAAGTTTGTTAGACTTGTGGAGGGGGTGCCCATGCTGGGCAACGTCAGATGCTCGAACTTCTGCGACATAGGGTTTGAAATAGAGAAGAACAGCGACCGCATAGTTGTTATATCCGCCATAGATAACCTTGTCAAGGGCGCCTCCGGCCAGGCGATCCAGAACATGAATCTGATGATGGGGCTGGATGAGACTGCAGGCCTCTGGTTTCCCGGCGGTGCGCCATGA
- a CDS encoding CBS domain-containing protein, whose translation MLVKDIMNRNPVSCQASDPIAEAARLLRENRISGMPVLDGDELVGVISESDLLRLLSTEDDRGGLWLPSPFEIFEIPVRDVIRWERMKRSLDEITKMRVADVMSRKPITVSPDASIEEAAAIMTKHRINRLPVVEGSRLVGIVTRGDIISGLGSGEDL comes from the coding sequence ATGCTCGTTAAAGACATCATGAACAGAAACCCTGTCTCTTGCCAGGCGAGTGATCCCATAGCAGAGGCTGCTCGCCTGCTCAGGGAGAACAGGATAAGTGGCATGCCCGTGCTCGATGGGGATGAGCTTGTGGGCGTAATATCTGAATCAGACCTGCTGCGGCTTCTCTCGACAGAGGACGATCGCGGAGGACTATGGCTCCCAAGCCCCTTCGAGATCTTTGAGATCCCTGTGAGAGATGTGATACGGTGGGAGCGCATGAAGCGCTCGCTGGATGAGATAACAAAGATGCGCGTAGCGGATGTCATGAGCAGGAAGCCCATAACAGTGAGCCCTGATGCATCGATAGAGGAAGCTGCTGCGATAATGACGAAGCACAGAATAAACAGGCTTCCCGTCGTGGAGGGCTCCAGGCTTGTTGGGATCGTGACCCGTGGCGACATCATAAGCGGGCTTGGCTCTGGGGAGGACTTATGA
- the argJ gene encoding bifunctional ornithine acetyltransferase/N-acetylglutamate synthase encodes MREIDGGICAVPGVRACGIKRGRYGVAMIACSGYAAGVFTRNRVRAAPIEVTIDHLRRSGGRTEGIIANSGSANAYTGVRGIRDAERMAGIMAGILGCSPEMISVASTGVIGRYLDLDLISSLAKEVVPSLRTSPDASSDAARAIMTTDTRVKEIAVEHEGFHMGGICKGAGMIEPDMATMLAFIYTDADVGPGLYPFLKEAVDVSFNMLTVDGDTSTNDTVLLTSTRMVECDPDSFKEAMEYVCVSLARMIARDGEGATKAMEVEVTGAASSEDARRAAKSIARSNLVKAALYGEDPNWGRIVCAAGRSGAEFDPTKISLSISSSIGSVLLVDRGIIVDGVLEEAKKVMSSDEIFIHIDLGAGAGSARSFGCDLSHEYVNINAKYTT; translated from the coding sequence ATGAGAGAAATCGATGGCGGTATATGTGCCGTGCCAGGCGTGAGGGCATGTGGCATAAAGCGCGGCAGATACGGCGTCGCGATGATCGCATGCTCCGGGTACGCAGCAGGTGTCTTCACGAGAAACAGGGTAAGGGCTGCGCCAATAGAGGTGACCATCGACCACCTCAGAAGATCTGGAGGGAGAACAGAGGGGATAATCGCGAACAGCGGATCAGCAAATGCATACACAGGCGTGCGTGGAATAAGGGATGCAGAGAGGATGGCCGGCATAATGGCCGGGATCCTCGGATGCAGCCCTGAGATGATCAGCGTCGCATCGACCGGCGTCATAGGTCGCTACCTCGATCTCGATCTGATATCCTCGCTCGCAAAAGAGGTAGTCCCATCGCTCCGCACATCCCCAGATGCGAGCAGTGATGCTGCGCGGGCGATAATGACGACTGATACGAGAGTCAAAGAGATCGCTGTTGAGCATGAGGGGTTTCACATGGGCGGGATATGCAAGGGCGCGGGCATGATAGAGCCTGATATGGCGACGATGCTGGCGTTCATCTACACAGACGCTGATGTCGGACCGGGGCTCTATCCATTCTTAAAAGAGGCTGTGGATGTGAGCTTCAACATGCTGACAGTCGATGGAGATACAAGCACAAACGACACCGTGCTCCTGACAAGCACCCGGATGGTGGAATGCGACCCTGACTCATTCAAAGAGGCGATGGAGTACGTCTGTGTGAGCCTGGCCAGGATGATAGCCAGGGACGGAGAGGGCGCTACGAAGGCGATGGAGGTGGAGGTCACAGGAGCAGCATCCAGCGAGGATGCGCGACGGGCCGCGAAGAGCATAGCGAGGAGCAACCTCGTGAAGGCAGCACTCTACGGCGAGGATCCGAACTGGGGGAGGATCGTGTGTGCAGCCGGCAGATCCGGGGCTGAGTTTGATCCCACGAAGATCTCTCTGAGCATAAGCTCCAGCATCGGCTCTGTGCTGCTTGTGGATCGCGGGATCATAGTCGATGGTGTTCTGGAAGAGGCGAAAAAGGTCATGTCCAGCGATGAGATATTCATCCACATAGACCTCGGAGCGGGAGCCGGGAGCGCTCGCAGCTTCGGGTGCGATCTGAGTCATGAGTACGTGAACATCAATGCGAAGTACACAACATAA
- the argH gene encoding argininosuccinate lyase encodes MLLRGSRLGDISGEVLDFISSRDVDLWIAEADVLVDMAHLLMLYERGLIPREDCARILTALKELLAEGFGVLGEGEDIHEAIEAYVIERVGPAGGRMHTARSRNDEVATCIRIALREQMLGLMDELIQMIDALVRIADETRERIIPGYTHLQHAQPTTLAHHLLAHADALIRDLERFESTYERVNLSPLGAAAFASTGFDIDRYMTCELLGFSGLVENSMDAVSSRDFALEVLSDTSILMINLSRIAEEIILWSTSEFGYVEVNDLFASTSSIMPQKKNPDTAELVRAKSGTAIGSLVGALSICKALPMSYNRDLQELTPHIWRGIGAARSSLRVMRGCVSTLRFDFERLERSSTEGFTTATELADSMVRITGIPFRTAHQIVGRLARLPGKPSLEDLDRAAMVVADLRLSQMGFTAEDLERALDPRTNISMRSKPGGPAPEEVSRMLDARKKYLESASSRLAEKRSKVDSAIRRLMEGVDRTVTAT; translated from the coding sequence ATGCTGCTGAGAGGATCAAGGCTGGGAGATATCTCCGGAGAGGTGTTGGATTTCATATCCTCAAGGGATGTGGATTTGTGGATAGCTGAGGCTGACGTCCTTGTGGACATGGCGCACCTCCTCATGCTTTATGAGAGAGGACTGATACCGCGAGAGGACTGCGCCAGAATACTCACGGCTCTGAAGGAGCTGCTCGCAGAAGGATTCGGGGTTCTTGGAGAGGGGGAGGACATACACGAGGCGATCGAGGCATATGTTATAGAGCGCGTCGGGCCGGCAGGCGGCAGAATGCACACCGCACGATCCAGGAATGATGAGGTGGCCACATGCATCCGAATCGCTCTCAGGGAGCAGATGCTCGGCCTCATGGATGAGCTCATCCAGATGATAGATGCGCTGGTGCGGATCGCGGATGAGACCCGGGAGCGCATAATTCCCGGGTACACGCATCTGCAGCACGCTCAGCCCACGACTCTCGCACATCACCTTCTTGCGCATGCAGACGCTTTAATAAGAGATCTCGAGAGGTTCGAAAGCACCTATGAAAGGGTCAATCTCAGCCCGCTGGGTGCGGCTGCGTTCGCATCCACTGGGTTCGATATAGACCGATACATGACATGCGAGCTCCTAGGGTTCTCTGGGCTTGTGGAGAACAGCATGGACGCAGTGTCCAGCAGAGATTTCGCGCTGGAGGTTCTCTCTGACACATCGATACTGATGATAAACCTGAGCAGGATCGCGGAGGAGATCATACTCTGGTCAACCTCTGAGTTCGGATACGTAGAGGTGAACGACCTCTTCGCATCTACCAGCTCTATAATGCCTCAGAAGAAGAATCCGGATACCGCTGAGCTTGTAAGAGCGAAAAGCGGAACTGCCATCGGCTCTTTGGTCGGCGCGCTGAGCATATGCAAGGCGCTTCCGATGAGCTACAACAGGGATCTCCAGGAGCTTACACCACACATCTGGCGCGGGATTGGAGCCGCGAGATCGTCGCTGAGGGTCATGAGGGGGTGCGTGTCAACGCTCAGGTTCGACTTTGAGAGGCTTGAGAGATCATCAACAGAGGGATTCACAACAGCCACTGAGCTTGCCGATTCGATGGTGAGAATCACAGGAATCCCATTCAGAACAGCTCATCAGATCGTCGGCAGGCTGGCGCGCCTTCCAGGAAAGCCGAGCCTGGAGGATCTCGACAGGGCTGCGATGGTGGTGGCAGATTTGCGGCTGAGCCAGATGGGGTTCACAGCTGAAGATCTCGAGAGAGCTCTTGATCCTAGAACGAACATCTCGATGCGCTCAAAACCTGGCGGCCCTGCGCCGGAGGAGGTCTCAAGGATGCTGGATGCCAGGAAAAAGTACCTCGAGTCGGCGTCATCCAGGCTCGCAGAGAAGCGTTCGAAAGTAGATTCGGCCATCAGACGTCTGATGGAGGGGGTTGATCGCACAGTAACAGCTACATGA
- a CDS encoding carboxymuconolactone decarboxylase family protein, which translates to MLEDELKGILEKGVERSAEDMIKTIEEIYGEVPYIFHFMKDSPELLVTKILHNNAIVRNSKLDMKTIELISIAVSAAIRCSHCLEMHIRVASRMGISDEEIAAAMFLAANLVNASVLATATRELDEEREVCRACQVGTCEVHEKK; encoded by the coding sequence ATGCTTGAGGACGAGCTGAAGGGGATACTCGAGAAGGGTGTGGAGAGGTCTGCTGAGGATATGATAAAGACCATCGAAGAGATCTATGGAGAGGTCCCTTACATATTTCACTTCATGAAGGACAGCCCGGAGCTTCTCGTGACGAAGATCCTTCACAACAACGCGATCGTGCGCAACTCAAAGCTCGACATGAAGACGATTGAGCTGATATCCATCGCGGTCAGCGCTGCGATAAGGTGCAGTCACTGCCTGGAGATGCACATCCGGGTTGCATCGAGGATGGGGATAAGCGATGAGGAGATTGCTGCTGCTATGTTCCTCGCGGCGAATCTCGTGAACGCGAGCGTTCTCGCAACCGCCACCCGAGAGCTCGATGAGGAGCGGGAGGTCTGCAGGGCCTGCCAGGTCGGGACGTGCGAGGTGCACGAGAAGAAGTAA